In a genomic window of Aggregatimonas sangjinii:
- a CDS encoding OmpA family protein — protein sequence MNKKLLLFAISGILAIVSANGQGGTAKKADNQFDDYAYANAIENYERLVKEGYTDEEIYKNLGDANYLNARYEDASAWYSKLFMVEGVTVDSDYMFRYANSLKSTMEYEASDLWMQRYSAANSNEVRARIFMSSPDYRSRIEEQSGRYDIENLPFNSAQSDFAPSFNGEQLVFSTARDSGSVVKRIHQWNNRSFLNLYATNASASGEFTTSEKLSNGLNAKTHESSTAFTTDGTMVYFTRNNSENGGFSRDDEGVSRLKIFRALLKDGKWTNISELPFNGDDFSCAHPTLSPNGDKLYFASDMPGTIGQSDIFVVDLNSDGTIGPPMNLGEKINTEGRETFPFVTEKNVLYFSSDGQQGLGGLDVFATKLEDTANAYVVNVGKPINSADDDFAFIIKEGKGFFSSNRDGGKGEDDIYGFTENEKINLDCQTAVTGIVRNRESGSPLAGAKVAIYNGDVQVSETVSENDGSFSLEGDCKEGQYKLVASKDDYNEGDEIFAVIGATDTEGIDIALEKSIKRAVPGIDLVQFLNLRPVYFDLNKAEIRPDASRTLLAVIEYIKQFPDIRIQVQSHTDSKAGAAYNMALSQKRAENTVTYLLANGVQEGTVTAEGFGETKLINDCTTRESCPDERHQENRRSEFVVME from the coding sequence ATGAACAAGAAACTATTATTATTCGCTATTAGTGGTATTTTAGCCATAGTATCGGCGAACGGTCAAGGTGGCACAGCTAAGAAAGCGGACAATCAATTCGACGATTACGCCTATGCCAATGCCATCGAAAATTACGAGCGTTTGGTCAAAGAAGGATACACCGATGAGGAAATCTACAAAAACTTGGGCGATGCCAACTATTTGAATGCCCGCTATGAGGATGCCTCGGCCTGGTACAGCAAACTTTTTATGGTCGAAGGGGTAACTGTTGATAGCGACTATATGTTCCGCTATGCCAATTCGTTAAAATCGACCATGGAGTATGAAGCATCAGACCTATGGATGCAACGCTACAGCGCAGCGAATTCTAACGAGGTACGTGCACGAATCTTTATGAGCAGTCCGGATTATCGCAGCCGAATCGAAGAGCAATCGGGAAGATATGATATTGAAAACCTCCCGTTCAATTCGGCCCAATCCGACTTTGCGCCGTCATTTAATGGCGAACAACTCGTTTTTTCTACCGCTAGGGATTCCGGTAGCGTCGTCAAGAGAATACATCAATGGAACAACAGGTCATTTTTAAATCTGTATGCTACGAATGCCTCTGCAAGTGGGGAATTTACTACTTCGGAAAAGTTATCGAATGGTCTCAATGCAAAAACCCATGAGTCATCTACCGCATTTACCACAGATGGTACGATGGTTTATTTTACGCGCAATAATTCTGAAAATGGAGGGTTCTCTCGAGATGATGAAGGCGTTAGTAGGTTAAAAATCTTTCGTGCCTTACTAAAGGATGGAAAATGGACCAATATATCGGAATTGCCCTTCAATGGAGACGATTTTTCATGTGCGCATCCAACGCTAAGCCCTAATGGCGATAAATTGTATTTCGCATCCGATATGCCGGGCACCATCGGGCAATCCGATATTTTCGTGGTCGATTTAAACAGTGATGGCACCATAGGTCCACCGATGAACCTTGGTGAAAAAATCAATACCGAAGGCAGGGAAACTTTTCCCTTTGTTACCGAGAAGAACGTACTCTATTTCTCATCTGACGGCCAACAAGGGCTGGGCGGGCTCGATGTGTTCGCTACCAAGCTTGAGGATACGGCCAATGCGTATGTTGTAAATGTAGGAAAACCAATAAACAGCGCTGATGACGATTTTGCATTCATAATAAAAGAGGGTAAAGGTTTCTTCTCCTCTAACCGGGATGGTGGCAAAGGAGAAGACGACATCTATGGGTTTACAGAGAACGAAAAGATAAATCTGGATTGCCAAACCGCCGTTACCGGTATCGTTAGAAATCGAGAATCGGGATCGCCTTTGGCCGGTGCCAAGGTCGCCATCTACAATGGGGATGTACAGGTTTCCGAAACGGTAAGCGAAAATGATGGTTCTTTTAGTTTGGAAGGCGATTGTAAAGAAGGGCAATACAAATTGGTGGCTTCCAAAGATGACTATAACGAAGGCGATGAAATATTCGCCGTTATTGGCGCTACCGACACCGAAGGAATCGATATCGCTTTGGAAAAATCGATTAAGAGAGCAGTTCCCGGCATTGATCTGGTTCAGTTTCTAAACCTTCGGCCTGTGTATTTCGACTTGAATAAGGCCGAGATAAGGCCAGATGCCTCCAGAACCCTGTTAGCGGTAATCGAATACATCAAACAATTCCCAGATATAAGAATACAAGTGCAATCGCATACCGACAGTAAAGCAGGTGCAGCATACAATATGGCCCTATCTCAGAAAAGAGCCGAAAACACCGTTACCTACCTTTTGGCCAATGGGGTTCAAGAAGGTACGGTAACCGCTGAAGGTTTCGGGGAAACAAAATTGATAAACGACTGCACTACCCGCGAGAGTTGTCCTGATGAAAGACATCAAGAAAACCGAAGGTCTGAATTCGTTGTCATGGAATAG